In a single window of the Desulfomonilaceae bacterium genome:
- a CDS encoding OB-fold domain-containing protein: protein MSKYPLTFNEFKQGLIDGKLLGLTCLDCGENILPPGVVCPGCGSSRLDVASFEKKGVIRTFTVIRVAPTGYRVPYVVAMVELQDGPWVIGNVNLIGKDAENASMELIGKKVSIESKLVPSDTSEGGIEGVALVFELMEPLAKISSATFT, encoded by the coding sequence ATGAGCAAATACCCGCTGACCTTTAATGAGTTCAAGCAGGGACTGATCGACGGCAAGCTCCTTGGACTAACATGCCTTGATTGCGGTGAAAACATACTTCCGCCTGGAGTCGTTTGCCCAGGGTGCGGAAGTTCACGCCTAGATGTTGCGTCTTTTGAAAAAAAGGGCGTCATCAGGACGTTCACAGTCATTAGAGTTGCCCCCACTGGTTACCGGGTTCCCTACGTGGTAGCCATGGTCGAACTTCAGGACGGACCATGGGTTATCGGCAATGTAAATTTGATAGGAAAAGACGCTGAGAACGCGAGCATGGAACTCATTGGTAAAAAGGTTTCCATAGAATCGAAATTGGTCCCGTCCGACACGAGTGAAGGGGGTATTGAAGGTGTCGCTCTCGTTTTTGAGTTAATGGAGCCCCTAGCAAAAATAAGTTCGGCGACTTTTACGTAG